Within Runella rosea, the genomic segment ATTCGGGCGCTGTCGGAAATTGTCCACGACAATCCCGACATGGACGAAGAGCAGCAAAAGCATTTTCTGAGTACCATCATCAAAGAATCAGACCGCCTGACCCGGCTTATCAACCAAGTACTTGATTTGGAACGGTTTGAAACTGGAAAATACCAATTGACCAATGAAACATTTCAACCAGAAACCCTCATCGACGAGTCTATCAATTCCATTACCGCGTTGGCCACCGAAAAAAACATTGTCATTCAAACATCTTACGCGGGCAAACTACCCACCATAAACGGTGATTTTGACCGGTTGATGCAGGTGCTCATCAATTTATTATCAAACGCCATCAAATTTTGTCCTCCCCAAAACGGGCTAATCGAAGTAAAGGCAATGGTAGAAGGCAATCACCTTTCCATCGGTGTAAAAGACAATGGACCTGGCATCAGTGCGGAGCACATTGCCCTGATTTTTGATAAATTTTACCAAGGAAATGCACCGCTTGCCCGCAAGCCCAAAGGCAGTGGATTAGGGCTGGCCATTTCCAAAAAAATCATTGAACTGCATCAAGGGAGCATCCATGTGCAGAGTACAGTAGGAGAAGGAACACTGTTTACTTTTGAGATACCAGTGTAGTATCTATATCTCTTTGCGATCACAATTTTATTTTAAGAGAATAAATTTTCTATTTTACAACGTTATTCACTCAAAACTCCTAGGTCACCCTACGAACATACTGCCTATATGACACGCCAACATATAAAAATAGTAATAGTAGACGACGAACCCAATATTTTGATGTCGCTGGAATTCCTGATGAAAAAGGAAGGATACAAAGTTTTTATTGCCCGCGACGGCGAGGAGGCCGTTGATATCGTTCGCACCGAAATTCCAGACGTTGTTTTGTTAGATATTATGATGCCCAAAGTAGACGGCTATGAGGTGTGCCGTTTTATCAAAAGCTCACCAGAATATCAACATGCTAAGGTCATCTTTATGAGTTCAAAAAGCCGCGAAACTGACCTGCAAAAAGGATATGATCTTGGCGCCGATTTATACATACCTAAACCGTTTTCAACCCGCGACATGGTGGCCAAAGTAAACGCACTTACAATGAGCGCTGTGTAGTTTACCCTTTTAAATTTCATCACCTATGCAATCGTCAACACCCTCGTATGCAGGCTTTTACGAAGCCAGCCTTGCTAGTCCTGTGGATTTTTGGGCCGAACAGGCAACCAAAATTGCGTGGTATAACGCGCCCGTTCAAACATTAACGGTGAACGAAAAGGGGTTCTATCGGTGGTTTGATGGGGGAACACTAAACACCTGCTATCTGGCCGTGGATTATCACGTGGAGCACGGCCGTGCCGAGCAGGTGGCACTTATTTATGACTCTCCAGTGACCAAAAATGTTCAAAAATACACCTACGCCCAACTTCAATCGGAGGTGGCAAAATTGGCAGGGGCATTGCGTCAGTTGGGCGTCGAAAAAGGCGATTGCGTCGTGATTTATATGCCGATGGTACCCGAAGCGGCTTTTGCGATGCTGGCCTGTGCCCGTTTGGGGGCGGTTCATTCGGTGGTTTTCGGAGGATTTGCCCCGCACGAACTGGCCATACGCATTGACGATACCCGCCCTAAAGTGGTTATTTCGGCTTCGTGCGGTATTGAGTTTGAGCGGGTGATTCCGTACAAACCGTTGCTCGACGACGCCATTCGCCTCGCCCAATTTAAACCACCTCACTGTTTAATTTTACAGCGTCCCCAAATTCACGCCCTTGTGCAAGTGGAGCGCGACGTTGATTTCAGCACCGCTGTTGCGCAGGCCGAGCCCGTTGATTGCGTGCCCGTTGACGCCCTCGACCCGCTGTATGTTTTGTACACGTCGGGTACCACGGGCAAACCCAAAGGAATCGTTCGCGATAACGGGGGCCACGCCGTCGCCATGAAATTTTCGATGCAGTATGTGTACAACATTAAGCCAGGAGATGTGTATTGGGCGGCTTCAGATTTGGGCTGGGCGGTTGGTCATTCATACATTATCTATGCCCCTCTTATTCAGGGCTGTACCACCATTTTGTTTGAAGGAAAACCCGTTAGGACTCCCGATGCGGGCACATTTTGGCGCATTATTTCAGAACACCGCGTAAAGGTATTTTTTACCGCACCCACGGCGTTTCGCGCCATCCGGAAAGAAGACCCACAAGCCGAGTTTCTCCAAAAATACGACCTTGACTGCCTACAACAGCTCTTCGTAGCCGGAGAGCGCTGTGACCCTTCTACCCTCAAATGGCTGCAGGAAATAACCAACAAACCCATCATTGATCATTGGTGGCAAACAGAGTCTGGCTGGCCCATGATCGCTAACATGACTGGCGTGGAGCTCTTGCCCGTCAAACCTGGCTCCGCTACCAAGCCCGTTAGTGGATTTGATGTGCAGATTCTGGACGAAGACGGGCAGCCGTTGGGAGCCAACCAAGAAGGATATGTTTGCCTCAAACTCCCCTTGCCTCCGGGCTGCCTCCCCACGCTCTGGAACGACGATGCCCGCTTTCAGGAATCGTATCTTTCCAAATTTCCGGGTTATTATTTCTCGGGCGACGGCGGCTACAAAGACGACGACGGCTACGTGTACATCATGGGCCGCGTAGACGATGTCATCAACGTAGCGGGGCACCGCCTTTCTACGGGTGAAATGGAGGAATTTGTGGCTTCGCACCCTGCGGTGGCGGAATGTGCCGTGGTAGGGATTCAGGACGAAATGCGCGGACAACGCCCCGTTGCTTTCGTGGTGCTGAAAGATGGAATGGCCATCGATGAGCCGACGATTGAAACGCAGTTGGTGACGTTGATTCGGGAACAAATCGGAGCCGTGGCGTACTTCAAAAGCGCAATAATTGTAAAACGTTTGCCCAAAACTCGTTCGGGAAAAATCCTGCGAAAAGTGATGCGCCAAATTGCCGATGGCGAATCTTACAACATTCCTTCTACAATTGACGACCCCGCCATCTTAGGAGAAATTGCCGAAAAATTGCAGAACCGAAAAATTGGCAAAGGATTCGGGGAATTTGCAGTCACCTGATTTTCATCACTTTCTATACCTTTTTAGCAATTTTAGGACAGCGATTTCACTCAAACGGGAAAATGTTTTATTATTTTTAGACCCGCATTCATCAACAACCTTCCTAACCACGTTAACTTTTACCAAAACACATTCAGATATCATGCGTATCCGTACATTTGAAGAGTACCAAACCGCCTATCAGCACAGTGTAGAAGACCCCGAAGGATTCTGGGCCGAAATAGCTCAGGAATTCAAATGGCATAAGCCATGGAAAAAAGTGCTCGAATGGAATTTTAGCACACCCGACATCAAGTGGTTTGTAGGCGGAAAAACAAACATCACCGAAAACGCCCTCGACCGTCATTTGCGTGAACTAGGCAATCATCCAGCCATCATTTGGGAACCCAATGACCCCTCCGAACCCAGCGTAACGCTCACTTACAAAATGCTGCACGACCAAGTGTGTCGTTTTGCCAACGTGCTCAAGCGCAACGGCGTTGTTAAAGGCGACCGCGTGTGTATTTACCTGCCAATGGTGCCCGAAGCGGCTATCGCCATCTTGGCCTGTGCGCGCATTGGTGCCGTTCACTCGGTGGTATTCGGTGGATTTTCGGCCCAGTCCTTGACCGACCGCATCATTGATTCTAACTGTAAGGTTATTGTAACCTCCGACGGTGCAGCGCGTGGCAATAAAAATATCCCCATGAAAGATACCGTTGACGACGCCTTGATTGCGTGTCCTTCGGTTCAAAAAGTAATCGTATTGACCCATACCCGCACGCCCATTTCGATGATCAAAGGCCGTGATGTATGGTGGGAAAGCGAAATGAAGCAAGTCACATCGGACTGCCGGCCAGAAGTGATGGATTCAGAAGACCCCTTGTTTATTCTTTATACTTCAGGCTCCACAGGCAAGCCCAAGGGCGTTGTGCACACCACGGGCGGCTACATGGTTTACTCTGCTTATACGTTCCAAAATGTATTCCAATACGAAAAAGACCAAGTATTTTTCTGTACCGCCGACGTTGGCTGGATCACGGGCCACAGCTACATCGTTTACGGCCCGCTGCTGAGTGGAGCCACTTCTCTGATGTTTGAAGGCATCCCGACCTATCCCGATGCTGGACGTTTTTGGGATATTGTTGACCGGCACAAAGTAGACATTCTTTATACCGCCCCCACGGCCATTCGGTCGTTGATGGGCTTCGGCCTGAAATACGTGGAAGGCAAAGACCTCAGCTCGCTCAAAGTGCTGGGCTCGGTGGGTGAACCCATCAACGAAGAAGCATGGAACTGGTACAACGAACACATTGGTAAAGGCAAATGCCCGATTGTCGACACATGGTGGCAAACCGAAACGGGCGGCATTCTGATTTCGCCCATCGCAGGTGTGACCAAAACCAAACCTACTTACGCTACCCTGCCACTGCCAGGTGTACAACCGATATTGGTCGATGAAAGCGGCAAAGAAATAGAAGGAAACGGCGTGAGCGGAAACCTTTGTATCAAGTATCCGTGGCCGTCTATCATACGCACCACTTGGGGTGATCACGAGCGCTGTCGTCAGACATACTTCTCGACCTATCCAAACCTATACTTTACGGGCGACGGCTGCCTCCGCGACGAAGACGGCTACTACCGCATCACGGGTCGCGTGGATGATGTGCTCAACGTATCGGGGCACCGCATCGGAACCGCCGAAGTAGAAAACGCCATCAACATGCACGCCGACGTCATCGAAAGTGCCGTGGTGGGCTATCCGCACGACATCAAAGGGCAGGGTATCTATGCGTTTGTCATTTGCGAAAATACCCTCGACGACGAAGACCTTTCTCGCCGAGATATTTTAGCGACCGTGACACGCATCATTGGGCCCATTGCCAAACCCGATAAAATCCAGTTTGTCAGAGGATTACCCAAAACGCGCTCGGGGAAAATCATGCGCCGGATTCTGCGTAAAATCGCCGAAGGAGATACTGGAAACCTAGGTGACACGACCACGCTTCTGGACCCCACGGTGGTAGATGATATTAAAGCAGGCGCGATGTAATTAAGTTTATCTGCTATTTTTTCAAGAAGGCTGTCTCATAAGGGGCAGCCTTTTTCATTTTTTCGTCTCCAGTTTATGAATCACATAGTCTAGTTTTTCGTGCAAAAGTCGAATTTCCAACTCAGCACGGAGGTTAATCTCGTAATCGCTTTTGGCGCGTGCGCGGTCCTTTTGCTCCTGACGATTTTGACTCATCATGATGACTGGGGCCTGCAATGCAGCCAAACAAGATAGAAGCAAGTTGAGTAAAATGAACGGGTAAGGATCAAAACCTTTGTTGAGCAACAACCACACATTGACGCTTATCCAGACGGCGATAAAAAGTCCAAACGAGATGATAAACGTCCAACTGCCGCCAAATTCCGCTATTTTATCTGCTATCCGTTCGCCAAATGTGGTTTTTTGTCGGGTATCATCAAGCGAATTGTCCACCAAAATACGGCTGATACTCATGGAAACCAATATTTTCATCTCTTCATCCGACAATCTCCCCAAGTCTTTTTGGAGAAGGGTTTCGAGGTGTTTTATTTTTTGATTATTTAAACTTGTTTCCATTTTTATTGGTTTTGAATAATATACAAACGCCGAAAAGCAATGCAAAAACGCCCTCTAGGAAACAGTACGATTTCGCTCTCGGCCATCGGCTTAGGCTGCATGGGAATGTCTGAGTTTTACGGTGCTACCGACGATACCGAATCCCTCAAGACCCTCCATACGGCCATCGACGAAGGTATAAATTTTCTGGACACTGCCGACGCCTACGGGCCATTTAAAAACGAAGAACTCGTTGGAAAAGTGGTGCGCCAACGCCGCGATGAAGTAGTCCTAGCCACCAAATTTGGCATCATACGCGACCCCAACGACCCCGCCAAGCGAGGTTTCAGCGGACGCCCCGAATACGTGCAGGCGAGTTGCGACGCCAGCCTGAAGCGTCTGGGTATTGATACCATTGACTTATATTATCTACACCGTTGGGACCAAATTACGCCCATTGAAGAAACGGTGGGTGCAATGAGCGAGCTTGTAAAAGCGGGAAAAGTACGGTACTTAGGGCTCTCGGAGGTTTCGGCACAAACCATCAAACGCGCCCATGCGGTACATCCCATCTCGGCCGTTCAGTCAGAATACTCTCTTTGGAGCCGCGATATTGAAGAGTCCGTCATTCC encodes:
- a CDS encoding response regulator transcription factor, whose translation is MTRQHIKIVIVDDEPNILMSLEFLMKKEGYKVFIARDGEEAVDIVRTEIPDVVLLDIMMPKVDGYEVCRFIKSSPEYQHAKVIFMSSKSRETDLQKGYDLGADLYIPKPFSTRDMVAKVNALTMSAV
- the acs gene encoding acetate--CoA ligase — its product is MRIRTFEEYQTAYQHSVEDPEGFWAEIAQEFKWHKPWKKVLEWNFSTPDIKWFVGGKTNITENALDRHLRELGNHPAIIWEPNDPSEPSVTLTYKMLHDQVCRFANVLKRNGVVKGDRVCIYLPMVPEAAIAILACARIGAVHSVVFGGFSAQSLTDRIIDSNCKVIVTSDGAARGNKNIPMKDTVDDALIACPSVQKVIVLTHTRTPISMIKGRDVWWESEMKQVTSDCRPEVMDSEDPLFILYTSGSTGKPKGVVHTTGGYMVYSAYTFQNVFQYEKDQVFFCTADVGWITGHSYIVYGPLLSGATSLMFEGIPTYPDAGRFWDIVDRHKVDILYTAPTAIRSLMGFGLKYVEGKDLSSLKVLGSVGEPINEEAWNWYNEHIGKGKCPIVDTWWQTETGGILISPIAGVTKTKPTYATLPLPGVQPILVDESGKEIEGNGVSGNLCIKYPWPSIIRTTWGDHERCRQTYFSTYPNLYFTGDGCLRDEDGYYRITGRVDDVLNVSGHRIGTAEVENAINMHADVIESAVVGYPHDIKGQGIYAFVICENTLDDEDLSRRDILATVTRIIGPIAKPDKIQFVRGLPKTRSGKIMRRILRKIAEGDTGNLGDTTTLLDPTVVDDIKAGAM
- a CDS encoding aldo/keto reductase, with the protein product MQKRPLGNSTISLSAIGLGCMGMSEFYGATDDTESLKTLHTAIDEGINFLDTADAYGPFKNEELVGKVVRQRRDEVVLATKFGIIRDPNDPAKRGFSGRPEYVQASCDASLKRLGIDTIDLYYLHRWDQITPIEETVGAMSELVKAGKVRYLGLSEVSAQTIKRAHAVHPISAVQSEYSLWSRDIEESVIPACNELGITLVAYSPLGRGFLTGQFQKFEDLSPDDFRRNSPRFMGENFAKNLAIVDLLKRWAEERGITPSQLALAWVLAQGENIVPIPGTKRVSYLKENLGALTITLSKEELAELERISPKEAVAGLRYPEAMMKVLTV
- a CDS encoding propionyl-CoA synthetase; translated protein: MQSSTPSYAGFYEASLASPVDFWAEQATKIAWYNAPVQTLTVNEKGFYRWFDGGTLNTCYLAVDYHVEHGRAEQVALIYDSPVTKNVQKYTYAQLQSEVAKLAGALRQLGVEKGDCVVIYMPMVPEAAFAMLACARLGAVHSVVFGGFAPHELAIRIDDTRPKVVISASCGIEFERVIPYKPLLDDAIRLAQFKPPHCLILQRPQIHALVQVERDVDFSTAVAQAEPVDCVPVDALDPLYVLYTSGTTGKPKGIVRDNGGHAVAMKFSMQYVYNIKPGDVYWAASDLGWAVGHSYIIYAPLIQGCTTILFEGKPVRTPDAGTFWRIISEHRVKVFFTAPTAFRAIRKEDPQAEFLQKYDLDCLQQLFVAGERCDPSTLKWLQEITNKPIIDHWWQTESGWPMIANMTGVELLPVKPGSATKPVSGFDVQILDEDGQPLGANQEGYVCLKLPLPPGCLPTLWNDDARFQESYLSKFPGYYFSGDGGYKDDDGYVYIMGRVDDVINVAGHRLSTGEMEEFVASHPAVAECAVVGIQDEMRGQRPVAFVVLKDGMAIDEPTIETQLVTLIREQIGAVAYFKSAIIVKRLPKTRSGKILRKVMRQIADGESYNIPSTIDDPAILGEIAEKLQNRKIGKGFGEFAVT
- a CDS encoding DUF1003 domain-containing protein → METSLNNQKIKHLETLLQKDLGRLSDEEMKILVSMSISRILVDNSLDDTRQKTTFGERIADKIAEFGGSWTFIISFGLFIAVWISVNVWLLLNKGFDPYPFILLNLLLSCLAALQAPVIMMSQNRQEQKDRARAKSDYEINLRAELEIRLLHEKLDYVIHKLETKK